Sequence from the Nymphaea colorata isolate Beijing-Zhang1983 chromosome 9, ASM883128v2, whole genome shotgun sequence genome:
CAACGTGAGGGCCCTTTTTACAGCGCATATAATTAACGCATTCCAAAAGTGTCTTTCTTTCAACGTGAGCCTTTTTGCAGCGCATATAATTAACGCattcaaagtaaaaactgaCGTCCGTAAATGTTTTGCCTTGCGATATAATTGGGCACTCTTCCCTGGATGTTCACACTCTTCCTTTGAAATCAAAACCAGCGAACCTGTTTCTTCCTCCATCATCTACAGCCATCTCATCATTGTTCCATGGCAGAAAACGCCGAGCTCACTTCAAACCATGCGCATCATCATCGCCCACCTCACATTCTCATCTTCCCATTCTTGGCTCAAGGCCACATTATCCCTCTTGTAGACATGGCCATCTTGCTCTCTCAACGCGGTCTCACCGTAACGCTGGTCACCACCCCCCTCAACCTTGCTCGAATCAGCCCCGCCATAGATCTGCAGAAGGCCGCCGGCCGCGACCTCCGAACGGTCGAGCTCCCCTTCCCCTCGGCCCACTATGGCCTGCCGGAAAACTGTGAGAGTTTGGAATCAGCCACTAGTGGTGGCATGGTTTGGAAGTTCTTACTCTCCACCAGGAACCTCAAGGAACCATTCGAGAAGATCATGCAGGAGACGCTTCCTAATTGTCTCATATCTGACTTCCTGCTTACCTGGACCTCAGAGGTAGCCCACAAGTTCAACATACCGAGGATTTGTTTCTCCGGCACTTGTAGTTTCTCTTCTGTCTTGAAATGCAGCGTTCATGAGCGAAAGCCTCACGAGGGGGTCTCCAGTGATTATGAGCCTTTCCTGGTGCCTGGCCTGCCTCATCAGATTGAACTATCCAAAGCCCAGATGCCGGAAATTTTAGACAATTGGTTGTCTGGTGACCAAGGGGAGACCACCAAGGCTTTTTGGGGGAAGGTGGCAAATGCAGAGAAAGACAGTGACGGCATAATAGTAAACGATTTTTATGAGCTTGAACCTTCTTATGTGGAGTGCTACAAGAAAGCCACAGGGAAGCCAGTTTGGACGGTCGGTCCACTTTTCCTTTGTCATGGAAACAGACAACAGAGAGGCAAGAAGTCTTCTATTAGTGAAGAAGAGTGCCTGGAGTGGCTAGGCTCAAAGAAAGAGAGGTCTGTTCTTTACATATCTTTTGGTAGTATCAGTTTCATTTCTCGACTACAAatggaggagatgaagttgggCCTTGAGAACTTGGGgtgttttttcatttgggttgtcaaggaacttgatgattTGCAGTTTATTGATAGTTTGGAGGAGAAAACCAGGGACAAGGGTCTGATAATAAGGGGATGGGCGCCACAGGCTGTGATACTCTCACACCCTTCAATAGGAGCCTTCTTGACTCACTGCGGATGGAACTCTACCATTGAGGCCATTAGTTTTGGGGTGCCCATGGTCACTTGGCCACTGTTTGCAGAGCAGCACTTGAATGAGAAGCTGGTGGTGCAGATCCTGGGCATTGGAGTGAAGGTTGGCAGTCATATGATCTCGGAGGCTCTTGGGGAGGTGGTGAAGAGTGAGG
This genomic interval carries:
- the LOC116259893 gene encoding scopoletin glucosyltransferase-like is translated as MAENAELTSNHAHHHRPPHILIFPFLAQGHIIPLVDMAILLSQRGLTVTLVTTPLNLARISPAIDLQKAAGRDLRTVELPFPSAHYGLPENCESLESATSGGMVWKFLLSTRNLKEPFEKIMQETLPNCLISDFLLTWTSEVAHKFNIPRICFSGTCSFSSVLKCSVHERKPHEGVSSDYEPFLVPGLPHQIELSKAQMPEILDNWLSGDQGETTKAFWGKVANAEKDSDGIIVNDFYELEPSYVECYKKATGKPVWTVGPLFLCHGNRQQRGKKSSISEEECLEWLGSKKERSVLYISFGSISFISRLQMEEMKLGLENLGCFFIWVVKELDDLQFIDSLEEKTRDKGLIIRGWAPQAVILSHPSIGAFLTHCGWNSTIEAISFGVPMVTWPLFAEQHLNEKLVVQILGIGVKVGSHMISEALGEVVKSEAIVEAVQRVMWPGEEGKRLREKAWKAGDLARRAVEDQNGSSCRNVDDFIQFVTNKIVE